In Candidatus Cloacimonadota bacterium, one genomic interval encodes:
- a CDS encoding P-II family nitrogen regulator, with protein MKEVIAIVRMNMMNQTKKALTEAGVDAFFAHEANGRGVGFINTHILAGAEDGYEEAASLLGEKGKLYPKRVVTIVVEDDFVDTVVDSIISVNKTGKPGDGKIFVLPLKDAVRVRTGESGTKSIV; from the coding sequence ATGAAAGAGGTGATCGCCATTGTGCGCATGAACATGATGAACCAGACCAAGAAGGCGTTGACCGAGGCCGGAGTGGATGCGTTTTTCGCCCATGAAGCCAACGGCAGAGGGGTGGGTTTTATCAATACCCACATCCTGGCCGGCGCCGAGGATGGTTATGAAGAGGCAGCTTCTCTCCTGGGGGAGAAAGGCAAACTGTATCCCAAACGGGTGGTCACCATTGTGGTGGAAGACGATTTTGTCGACACCGTGGTTGACTCCATTATCAGCGTCAACAAGACCGGAAAGCCGGGCGACGGCAAAATTTTCGTCCTGCCGCTCAAAGACGCCGTCCGCGTACGCACGGGCGAATCCGGTACGAAATCAATAGTCTGA
- a CDS encoding P-II family nitrogen regulator, whose product MLTMIRAIIRPEKADAVLAALMDAGFPAVTKYSVAGRGKQRGIKIGEVTYDEIPKTMLMSVIQEEDKDFVINTIMNTARSGTKGAFGDGKIFLSEVECAYTISSGVKEGAVEVPA is encoded by the coding sequence ATGTTGACAATGATTCGCGCCATCATCCGACCTGAAAAAGCAGACGCCGTTCTTGCCGCCCTGATGGATGCGGGATTCCCCGCAGTCACTAAATACTCGGTTGCCGGCCGCGGCAAGCAGCGCGGCATCAAAATCGGCGAGGTGACCTACGACGAAATCCCCAAAACCATGCTGATGAGCGTCATTCAGGAAGAGGACAAAGATTTCGTCATCAACACCATCATGAACACCGCCCGCTCCGGCACCAAAGGCGCCTTCGGCGACGGCAAGATCTTTCTCAGCGAAGTGGAATGCGCCTACACCATCAGCTCCGGCGTCAAGGAAGGAGCAGTGGAGGTTCCGGCATGA
- the nifH gene encoding nitrogenase reductase (nitrogenase iron protein; nitrogenase component 2; with component 1, an molybdenum-iron protein, catalyzes the fixation of nitrogen to ammonia; nitrogen reductase provides electrons to the nitrogenase complex; in R. etli there are three essentially identical copies of nifH which are actively expressed during symbiosis): SLARAIDGNQMFVIPKPLQIEELEQLLMDYGLMEA; encoded by the coding sequence CAGCCTGGCCAGGGCCATCGATGGCAACCAGATGTTCGTCATCCCCAAACCTCTGCAGATCGAAGAACTGGAACAACTGCTCATGGACTACGGGCTGATGGAGGCGTAG